One window of the Amycolatopsis mediterranei genome contains the following:
- a CDS encoding DUF3052 domain-containing protein, producing the protein MVAAGDADQSSVAERLGIKPEMVVQEIGWDEDVDDDVRAAIEEQIGGDILDEEADEVIDVVLLWWREDDGDLGDALIDARGPLEETGVIWVLTPKTGQPGHVEPSEIAEAVPAVGLAQTANISVGPNWIGTRLVSPKSKSKQR; encoded by the coding sequence GTGGTCGCCGCGGGAGACGCTGATCAGAGCAGCGTCGCCGAGAGGCTCGGCATCAAGCCCGAGATGGTGGTCCAGGAGATCGGCTGGGACGAGGACGTCGACGACGACGTCCGCGCGGCGATCGAGGAGCAGATCGGCGGGGACATCCTCGACGAGGAAGCCGACGAGGTCATCGACGTGGTGCTGCTCTGGTGGCGCGAGGACGACGGCGACCTGGGCGACGCGCTCATCGACGCCCGGGGCCCCCTGGAGGAGACCGGCGTGATCTGGGTGCTGACCCCGAAGACGGGACAGCCCGGGCACGTCGAGCCGAGCGAAATCGCCGAAGCGGTGCCCGCCGTAGGCCTGGCCCAGACCGCCAACATCAGTGTCGGCCCGAACTGGATCGGCACCCGCCTGGTGTCTCCCAAGTCGAAGTCGAAGCAGCGCTGA
- a CDS encoding TetR/AcrR family transcriptional regulator codes for MARPRSFDEAAVLRAARDQFWEHGYAGTKVDDIAAATGLGKGSLYGAFGDKHALYLRVYDYYCTESTDGVRRQLEGPDETAHRRLGDHVRAIAESVAVDRERRGCLIAKGAAECSEHDEAVAARTGRAFRDLHDSLTACIAGAQRAGDIDPGPDPAHLAGLVLAVLRGLEALGKGGVEPDGIRAIAETALAVLPKP; via the coding sequence ATGGCGAGACCCCGGAGCTTCGACGAGGCGGCAGTCCTGCGCGCGGCCAGGGACCAGTTCTGGGAACACGGTTACGCCGGCACGAAGGTCGACGACATCGCCGCCGCGACCGGCCTCGGCAAGGGCAGCCTGTATGGCGCTTTCGGCGACAAGCACGCGCTCTACCTGCGCGTCTACGACTACTACTGCACCGAATCGACCGACGGCGTGCGGCGCCAGCTCGAAGGCCCCGACGAAACGGCCCACCGGCGGCTCGGCGACCATGTGCGCGCCATCGCCGAGTCGGTCGCCGTCGATCGGGAGCGCCGCGGCTGCCTGATCGCGAAGGGCGCCGCCGAATGCTCGGAGCACGACGAGGCCGTCGCCGCGCGGACCGGGCGGGCGTTCCGCGACCTGCACGACTCCTTGACGGCGTGCATCGCGGGCGCGCAGCGCGCGGGCGACATCGACCCCGGCCCGGACCCCGCCCACCTCGCCGGGCTGGTGCTGGCGGTCCTGCGCGGCCTCGAAGCACTCGGCAAGGGCGGCGTCGAGCCGGACGGCATCCGCGCGATCGCCGAGACCGCGCTTGCCGTGCTGCCGAAGCCGTGA
- the aceE gene encoding pyruvate dehydrogenase (acetyl-transferring), homodimeric type, which produces MAPQNDGASGKETPARVRVIRDGLAAHLPDIDPEETAEWLDSFDEALARGGQQRARYLMLRILERARERNVGVPALTSTDYVNTIPTENEPWFPGDEEIERRYRAYIRWNAAIMVHRAQRPGVGVGGHISTYASSAALYEVGFNHFFRGKDHSGGGDQIYIQGHASPGIYARAFLEGRLSESQLDGFRQEFSHAGEGGGLPSYPHPRLMPEFWENPTVSMGLGPMNAIYQARFNRYLRDRGIKNTDDQHIWAFLGDGEMDEAESRGLIHVAAGEGLDNLTFVINCNLQRLDGPVRGNGKIIQELESYFRGAGWNVIKVIWGREWDSLLHADRDGALVNLMNVTPDGDYQTYKANDGAFVREHFFGRDPRTKDLVKDLSDADIWNLKRGGHDYRKVYAAYKSALEHHGQPTVILAHTIKGYGLGPAFEGRNATHQMKKLTLDDLKLFRDSQRIPISDEELERNPKLPPYYHPGANSPEIEYMIGRRKALGGFLPERRPKAAKALVLPGDKVYEGIRKGSGKQEVATTMAFVRLVRELAKDSEIGKRVVPIIPDEARTFGLDSMFPTAKIYNPHGQTYTSVDASLMLAYKESEKGQLLHEGINEAGSTASFTAVGTSYATHGEPMIPIYIFYSMFGFQRTGDGLYAAADQMARGFVLGATAGRTTLTGEGLQHADGHSLLLAATNPAAVAYDPAWSFEIAHIVKDGLRRMYGEAGPDGNGENVFYYMTIYNEPYQQPAEPENLDVDGLLKGLYKYADAPGGDGPEVQILVSGVTMPDALKAQKMLAEEWGVRAAVWSVTSWTELRREAVEIDHDNLLYPGSEPRVPYVTEALSGSNGPVVAVSDWMRAVPDLIRPYVPTDMLTLGTDGFGFSDTRPAARRKFLVDAESITVGALSILAKRGEVEQAKVLEAATKYRLDDIAAAGPQTSESGNA; this is translated from the coding sequence TTGGCCCCGCAGAACGACGGCGCCTCCGGCAAGGAGACCCCGGCACGCGTACGCGTCATCCGTGACGGACTGGCGGCGCACCTGCCCGACATCGACCCGGAGGAGACCGCCGAGTGGCTGGACTCCTTCGACGAGGCTCTGGCGAGGGGCGGTCAGCAGCGGGCCCGGTACCTGATGCTGCGCATCCTCGAGCGGGCCCGGGAACGGAACGTCGGCGTACCGGCCCTGACCTCGACGGACTACGTCAACACCATCCCCACCGAGAACGAGCCGTGGTTCCCCGGCGACGAGGAGATCGAGCGCCGCTACCGCGCCTACATCCGGTGGAACGCGGCGATCATGGTGCACCGCGCGCAGCGCCCGGGCGTCGGCGTCGGCGGCCACATCTCGACCTACGCCTCCTCGGCCGCGCTGTACGAGGTGGGCTTCAACCACTTCTTCCGCGGCAAGGACCACTCCGGCGGCGGCGACCAGATCTACATCCAGGGCCACGCCTCCCCCGGCATCTACGCCCGCGCGTTCCTCGAAGGCCGGCTGAGCGAGTCGCAGCTCGACGGCTTCCGCCAGGAGTTCTCGCACGCCGGCGAGGGCGGCGGCCTGCCGTCGTACCCGCACCCGCGGCTGATGCCGGAGTTCTGGGAGAACCCGACGGTGTCGATGGGCCTCGGCCCGATGAACGCCATCTACCAGGCCCGGTTCAACCGGTACCTGCGCGACCGCGGCATCAAGAACACCGACGACCAGCACATCTGGGCGTTCCTCGGCGACGGCGAGATGGACGAGGCCGAATCCCGCGGCCTGATCCACGTCGCGGCCGGTGAGGGCCTCGACAACCTGACCTTCGTGATCAACTGCAACCTGCAGCGGCTCGACGGCCCGGTGCGCGGCAACGGCAAGATCATCCAGGAGCTGGAGTCGTACTTCCGCGGCGCCGGCTGGAACGTCATCAAGGTGATCTGGGGCCGCGAGTGGGACTCGCTGCTGCACGCCGACCGCGACGGCGCCCTGGTCAACCTGATGAACGTCACCCCGGACGGTGACTACCAGACGTACAAGGCCAACGACGGCGCCTTCGTCCGCGAACACTTCTTCGGCCGCGACCCGCGGACGAAGGACCTGGTCAAGGACCTCTCCGACGCCGACATCTGGAACCTCAAGCGCGGCGGCCACGACTACCGCAAGGTGTACGCGGCCTACAAGTCGGCGCTGGAGCACCACGGCCAGCCGACGGTGATCCTGGCCCACACCATCAAGGGCTACGGCCTGGGCCCGGCGTTCGAGGGCCGCAACGCCACGCACCAGATGAAGAAGCTCACCCTCGACGACCTGAAGCTGTTCCGCGACTCGCAGCGGATCCCGATCAGCGACGAGGAGCTGGAGCGCAACCCGAAGCTGCCGCCGTACTACCACCCGGGCGCGAACTCGCCCGAGATCGAGTACATGATCGGCCGCCGCAAGGCGCTCGGCGGGTTTCTGCCGGAACGCCGTCCGAAGGCCGCGAAGGCGCTGGTCCTGCCGGGCGACAAGGTCTACGAGGGCATCCGGAAGGGCTCCGGCAAGCAGGAGGTCGCCACCACGATGGCGTTCGTCCGGCTGGTCCGCGAGCTGGCCAAGGACTCCGAGATCGGCAAGCGCGTCGTCCCGATCATCCCGGACGAGGCCCGCACCTTCGGCCTCGACTCGATGTTCCCGACGGCCAAGATCTACAACCCGCACGGCCAGACCTACACGTCGGTCGACGCGAGCCTGATGCTGGCCTACAAGGAGTCCGAGAAGGGCCAGCTGCTGCACGAGGGCATCAACGAGGCGGGCTCCACCGCGTCGTTCACCGCCGTCGGCACGTCGTACGCGACGCACGGCGAGCCGATGATCCCGATCTACATCTTCTACTCGATGTTCGGGTTCCAGCGGACCGGTGACGGCCTGTACGCCGCCGCCGACCAGATGGCCCGCGGGTTCGTCCTCGGCGCCACCGCCGGCCGAACCACCCTGACGGGTGAAGGCCTGCAGCACGCCGACGGCCACTCGCTCCTGCTCGCGGCGACCAACCCGGCCGCGGTGGCCTACGACCCGGCGTGGTCGTTCGAGATCGCGCACATCGTCAAGGACGGCCTGCGCCGGATGTACGGCGAGGCCGGCCCGGACGGCAACGGCGAGAACGTCTTCTACTACATGACGATCTACAACGAGCCGTACCAGCAGCCCGCCGAGCCGGAGAACCTCGACGTCGACGGCCTGCTGAAGGGTCTGTACAAGTACGCGGACGCGCCCGGGGGCGACGGTCCGGAGGTGCAGATCCTGGTCTCGGGCGTCACGATGCCGGACGCGCTGAAGGCGCAGAAGATGCTGGCCGAGGAGTGGGGCGTGCGGGCCGCGGTGTGGTCGGTGACGTCGTGGACCGAGCTGCGGCGCGAAGCCGTCGAGATCGACCACGACAACCTGCTCTACCCGGGCAGCGAGCCGCGCGTGCCGTACGTGACGGAGGCGCTTTCGGGGAGCAACGGCCCGGTCGTGGCGGTGTCGGACTGGATGCGCGCGGTGCCGGACCTGATCCGCCCATACGTCCCGACCGACATGCTGACGCTGGGCACGGACGGCTTCGGCTTCTCCGACACCCGGCCGGCGGCGCGGCGGAAGTTCCTGGTCGACGCCGAGTCGATCACCGTCGGGGCGCTGTCGATCCTGGCCAAGCGCGGCGAGGTCGAGCAGGCGAAGGTCCTCGAAGCGGCCACGAAGTACCGGCTCGACGACATCGCGGCCGCCGGGCCGCAGACGTCGGAGTCCGGCAACGCGTGA
- a CDS encoding alpha-hydroxy acid oxidase encodes MTKRRLPKPSELQQILRPKPIVLNPTDRRLANAHTVADLRMIARKRTPRAAFDYTDGAAELEDSLLRARQAYRRVEFHPNVLRGVSDVDTTREILGQTSALPFAFAPTGFTRMMQHEGERAVARVAERNGIPVGLSTMATTSIEDLAEASPGARKWFQLYVWRDHGAGEDLMNRAWAAGYDTLMLTVDTPVAGARLRDVRNGLTIPPALTLKTFLDGATHPAWWFNLLTTEPLTFASLNQFGGTVAELLNKLFDPTLNYDDLDWVRRTWPGKLVVKGVQNVDDARDVVKHGADAVLLSNHGGRQLDRAPTPLELLPAVLDELQGGAEVWIDTGILSGGDIVAAIARGADAVLIGRAFLYGLMAGGERGVQRCVDILRTEMVRTMQLLGVRTLADLKPSHATLR; translated from the coding sequence GTGACGAAGCGCCGGCTGCCCAAGCCGAGTGAGCTGCAGCAGATCCTGCGGCCGAAACCGATCGTGCTGAACCCGACGGACCGGCGGCTGGCGAACGCGCACACCGTCGCCGACCTGCGGATGATCGCGCGCAAGCGCACCCCGCGGGCGGCGTTCGACTACACCGACGGGGCGGCCGAGCTGGAAGACAGCCTGCTCCGCGCCCGGCAGGCGTACCGGCGGGTCGAATTCCACCCGAACGTGCTGCGCGGGGTGTCCGATGTGGACACCACCCGCGAGATCCTCGGCCAGACCTCGGCGTTGCCGTTCGCCTTCGCCCCCACCGGTTTCACCCGGATGATGCAGCACGAGGGTGAGCGCGCGGTGGCCCGCGTCGCCGAGCGCAACGGCATCCCCGTCGGGCTCTCGACGATGGCGACGACGTCGATCGAGGACCTCGCCGAAGCCTCGCCGGGCGCCCGCAAGTGGTTCCAGCTCTACGTCTGGCGCGACCACGGCGCCGGTGAAGATCTGATGAATCGCGCATGGGCGGCGGGCTACGACACGCTGATGCTGACCGTGGACACCCCGGTCGCGGGCGCCCGGCTGCGGGACGTCCGCAACGGCCTGACCATCCCGCCGGCGCTGACCCTCAAGACCTTCCTCGACGGCGCGACGCACCCGGCGTGGTGGTTCAACCTGCTGACCACCGAGCCGCTGACGTTCGCGTCGCTGAACCAGTTCGGCGGCACGGTGGCCGAGCTGCTGAACAAACTGTTCGACCCGACGCTGAACTACGACGACCTCGACTGGGTGCGCCGCACCTGGCCGGGCAAGCTGGTGGTCAAGGGCGTCCAGAACGTCGACGACGCCCGCGACGTCGTGAAGCACGGCGCGGACGCGGTGCTGCTGTCCAACCACGGCGGCCGCCAGCTCGACCGCGCCCCGACGCCCCTAGAGCTGCTCCCGGCAGTCCTGGACGAGCTCCAGGGCGGCGCGGAGGTCTGGATCGACACGGGCATCCTGTCCGGCGGCGACATCGTGGCGGCGATCGCCCGGGGCGCCGACGCCGTCCTGATCGGCCGGGCGTTCCTGTACGGCCTGATGGCCGGCGGCGAGCGCGGGGTCCAGCGCTGCGTGGACATCCTGCGGACGGAAATGGTCCGCACGATGCAGCTGCTCGGCGTCCGCACCCTCGCCGACCTCAAGCCCTCGCACGCGACCTTGCGCTAG
- a CDS encoding peroxiredoxin, whose amino-acid sequence MTVEVGSEAPDFTLNDYNKQPVQLSSFRGDKPVLLVFYPFAFSGICTGELCQLRDEFADYDNKGVQILGVSVDTPFSLKAWSEKEGYQFPLLSDFWPHGEVAQAYGVFNSDAGLAVRGTFLIDTSGVVRFAEVNAPGEARDQQGWKKAVAELTA is encoded by the coding sequence ATGACCGTCGAGGTCGGTTCTGAGGCCCCTGACTTCACGCTCAACGACTACAACAAGCAGCCGGTCCAGCTGTCGTCGTTCCGGGGTGACAAGCCGGTTCTGCTGGTCTTCTACCCCTTCGCGTTCAGCGGCATCTGCACGGGCGAGCTGTGCCAGCTCCGCGACGAGTTCGCGGACTACGACAACAAGGGCGTCCAGATCCTGGGCGTCTCGGTCGACACGCCGTTCTCCCTCAAGGCGTGGTCCGAGAAGGAGGGCTACCAGTTCCCCCTGCTGTCCGACTTCTGGCCCCACGGCGAGGTGGCGCAGGCGTACGGCGTCTTCAACTCCGACGCCGGCCTGGCGGTCCGCGGCACGTTCTTGATCGACACGTCCGGCGTGGTCCGGTTCGCCGAGGTCAACGCGCCCGGTGAGGCTCGCGACCAGCAGGGCTGGAAGAAGGCCGTGGCCGAACTGACGGCTTGA
- a CDS encoding SDR family NAD(P)-dependent oxidoreductase, giving the protein MEGIVNLENKTAVVTGGSTGIGLAIAQRFAAEGAHVFITGRRKEALDDAVAEIGSGVTAVRADSANLADLDELYRAVAERGRGLDVVVANSGGGSFAPLGEITEEQFDATFGTNVKGVVFAVQKALPLLNENASIIVTGSTASMRPGPAFGVYGATKAAVRNFARSWALDLKGTGTRVNVLSPGPTRTPGMLGLVPDDEQQGLVDGLVAQVPLGRLGDPAEIAAAALFLASDEASFVNGTEFFVDGGAAQV; this is encoded by the coding sequence TTGGAGGGCATCGTGAACCTGGAGAACAAAACCGCGGTCGTGACCGGTGGCAGCACCGGCATCGGGCTCGCCATCGCCCAGCGGTTCGCGGCCGAAGGCGCGCACGTGTTCATCACCGGCCGCCGCAAGGAAGCCCTCGACGACGCCGTCGCCGAGATCGGCAGCGGGGTGACGGCCGTGCGGGCCGATTCGGCGAACCTGGCCGACCTGGACGAGCTCTACCGCGCGGTGGCCGAGCGCGGCCGCGGGCTGGACGTCGTGGTGGCCAACTCCGGTGGCGGGAGCTTCGCCCCGCTCGGCGAAATCACCGAAGAACAGTTCGACGCCACCTTCGGAACGAACGTCAAGGGCGTCGTCTTCGCCGTCCAGAAGGCGCTGCCGCTGCTGAACGAGAACGCCTCGATCATCGTCACCGGCTCGACGGCGTCGATGCGGCCCGGGCCGGCCTTCGGCGTCTACGGGGCGACGAAGGCGGCGGTGCGCAACTTCGCCCGAAGCTGGGCGCTCGACCTCAAGGGCACCGGCACGCGGGTCAACGTCCTGAGTCCCGGACCGACGCGCACCCCCGGCATGCTGGGCCTGGTGCCCGACGACGAACAGCAGGGTCTGGTCGACGGCCTCGTGGCGCAGGTCCCGCTGGGTCGTCTCGGCGACCCGGCGGAGATCGCGGCCGCGGCGCTGTTCCTGGCCTCCGATGAGGCGAGTTTCGTCAACGGCACCGAGTTCTTCGTCGACGGCGGTGCGGCACAGGTCTAG
- a CDS encoding L-lactate permease, which produces MFVQDLTPLGSLGLSALVAVLPLATVLVLLGAVRMRAHHAALIGLLVALVVGIAAFGMPVVQAVSGALQGAAFGLWPIMWIVVNALWIYRLTVRTGHFDVLRRSFGRISDDPRIQALIIAFCFGALMEALAGFGAPVAISAVMLVAVGFHPVKAAVVALVANTAPVAFGAMGTPVVTLAQVTGLPLQEVSSIVGRQTPLLALVVPLLLVIIVDGKRGLKDTWLPALVCGVAFGLVQFLASNYVSPQLADIGAALAGAAALVALPQTRRPVPEAVRIGTGPGATAEAPPEDSRGDVVKAYLPYLLIIVIFSIAVLPPVKRLLDKATWKFHWPGLNVAAPNGKPVSGNTFSLPFLNTGGTLVLLAGVITAALLAVRAGDTAQEWLATVKELRFAILTVTGVLALAYVMNLSGQTSTIGTFIAAAGAGLAFLSPLLGWFGVAVSGSDTSANALFGALQVTAAHQTGLPADLLAAANSSGGVLGKMVSPQNLTIACVAANLPGEEGKLLRKVLPWSVGLLLVMCLIVWGQSTAVLSWMLP; this is translated from the coding sequence GTGTTCGTTCAGGATCTGACTCCGCTCGGTTCCCTCGGCCTGTCCGCGCTCGTCGCCGTGCTGCCGCTCGCCACCGTCCTCGTGCTGCTCGGGGCCGTCCGGATGCGGGCGCACCACGCCGCCCTCATCGGGCTGCTCGTCGCACTCGTCGTCGGGATCGCCGCCTTCGGGATGCCCGTCGTGCAGGCCGTCTCCGGGGCGCTGCAGGGCGCCGCGTTCGGGTTGTGGCCGATCATGTGGATCGTCGTCAACGCACTCTGGATCTACCGGCTCACCGTGCGGACCGGGCACTTCGACGTCCTGCGCCGCTCGTTCGGGCGCATCTCCGACGACCCGCGCATCCAGGCGCTGATCATCGCCTTCTGCTTCGGCGCGCTCATGGAGGCGCTCGCCGGGTTCGGCGCGCCGGTCGCGATCAGCGCTGTGATGCTCGTGGCCGTCGGGTTCCACCCGGTCAAGGCCGCCGTCGTCGCGCTCGTCGCCAACACCGCGCCCGTCGCGTTCGGCGCCATGGGCACCCCGGTGGTCACCCTCGCCCAGGTCACCGGGCTGCCGCTGCAGGAGGTGTCGTCGATCGTCGGGCGCCAGACGCCGCTGCTCGCGCTGGTCGTGCCGCTGCTGCTGGTGATCATCGTCGACGGCAAGCGCGGCCTCAAGGACACCTGGCTGCCCGCGCTCGTCTGCGGTGTCGCGTTCGGGCTGGTGCAGTTCCTCGCCTCGAACTACGTGTCACCGCAGCTGGCCGACATCGGCGCGGCGCTGGCCGGCGCGGCCGCGCTGGTGGCCCTCCCCCAGACCCGGCGGCCGGTGCCCGAAGCCGTCCGGATCGGCACCGGCCCGGGGGCGACCGCCGAAGCGCCGCCGGAGGACTCGCGGGGCGACGTCGTCAAGGCCTACCTGCCGTACCTGCTCATCATCGTGATCTTCTCGATCGCCGTGCTGCCGCCGGTCAAGCGGCTGCTGGACAAGGCGACCTGGAAGTTCCACTGGCCCGGCCTGAACGTCGCCGCGCCGAACGGGAAACCGGTGTCCGGCAACACGTTCTCGCTGCCGTTCCTCAACACCGGCGGCACGCTGGTGCTGCTGGCCGGCGTCATCACGGCGGCGTTGCTGGCGGTGCGGGCGGGTGACACCGCGCAGGAGTGGCTGGCGACGGTCAAGGAGCTGCGGTTCGCGATCCTCACCGTGACCGGCGTGCTCGCGCTGGCCTACGTGATGAACCTGTCCGGCCAGACCAGCACCATCGGCACGTTCATCGCCGCCGCGGGCGCCGGGCTGGCGTTCCTCTCGCCGCTGCTGGGCTGGTTCGGCGTCGCCGTCTCGGGATCCGACACGTCGGCCAACGCGCTGTTCGGCGCCTTGCAGGTGACGGCGGCGCACCAGACGGGCCTGCCCGCGGACCTGCTGGCCGCGGCGAACAGCTCCGGCGGTGTCCTCGGCAAGATGGTGTCGCCGCAGAACCTCACCATCGCCTGCGTGGCGGCGAACCTGCCCGGGGAAGAGGGGAAGCTGCTGCGGAAGGTGCTGCCGTGGAGCGTCGGGCTGCTGCTCGTGATGTGCCTGATCGTGTGGGGTCAGAGCACCGCGGTGCTCAGCTGGATGCTGCCGTGA